In Acidobacteriota bacterium, one genomic interval encodes:
- a CDS encoding ATP-binding protein: LQCTTNLAKLNKIEFEEGWHFIRVMPWTADGDPIPLEADSASEGAKRSYESEPFYVLPGGNIEEEPPQRAIPIEQSLEHARFRLQLTALGDERDPDDIAISGVAWAEGGRSKKTSRQETLHAKFGREGAVQIPLSRMLKTIEQRILAEPKHPSGWRMQINLDTAEPPSEVGLTLPSSAAMASFLAAREEFFAAVRKDTAELIMQGLSFRDSEKECLAYAESYLDLVRNLIRQAETTSGAERQQHLQALRNVLAVDSIHVILTDFRGRHREAVLVSPTHPLRALWLSSWVTLGKDWIEKIKSGGKDHIPHVRSALLDGLVPSAYPVGIPVEDGRIFTPVDNLNAFWALYAPTAEENSRGLMAEICSALGLAEPSAAGTDISGKVIADKIERYLSQHPYVRELSLNIFNPGAGSVVAEALISLQQKREHADLRYDIRLFTSDPDSPVLGEALESMVRPGATVNEAADAFATSTGSHLFSKLNLAKHALNEFHANSKEFPAHISVLLDVFPAEELSIAEKPMGVTPLHGLIQDFDTEFVDDDSGTFWNKRPIVGRSLGADNHAACFDLLSSLSRHLCFATSAVAASGASFKAVPVVTLGLEVAQRELIYEVHQISDWVFTIDRNMGIEFFDHGGRKNRPDYLIDYVPGASSQATHNLIISSRSNDELEAMLKPVLLEHGLSADGEQSVQILANLRSLSGQLALKLISARPQQAEALGLALARLYLEYQGALSNQVIVPLDTHTDLYRSSGDSDDINDAISLQRTDLGLFDLDLNTRTITCNLVEVKCYSQVGDFAAFNQLKERISAQINQSERILQRHFDPALKKPDRPDRLLKSRELAQILRFYLERSLRYGIFDVTAGQEARGLLESIEQGYSLQFRRCALIFDFEKAGTEAPDNEVGIEFHRIGKDLIHALLESCRKPVSVEIEEEPTAHLLSEQFILNVPKLETAVFVAPKRERSISWIVDNIWSADSAEPITPPPYQIDEEEYASIPKVAQEQEHSLSVSSQPTIAPELANEAEGSVIVSGSELSEQSAFEPSPQVSYDIILGVNGYSIQYGLLGDISGRKVALDLNHTHTISLFGVQGGGKSYTLGTVIEMASMPLQHINVLPSPLATVIFHYSPTQEYAPEFTSMINANSVDEEIRILRERYKANPEAMKDVLILTPANKADDRRAEYPDIEVKPIAFSASELKAAHWKFLMGAIGSQSMYMRQINLIMRGLRDNLTLDALRAGIDNSGLSDHLKELAQTRLLFASEYIDDNQRLQDLIRPGRLIIVDLRDEYIEKDEALGLFVVMLQIFSEATHQGSAFNKLVVFDEAHKYIENDDLVSGLVEVVREMRHKGTSIMVASQDPPSVPVSLIELSSQIIMHKFNSPAWLKHIQKANTALSELTSDKMSHLGTGEAYVWSSKASDDSFTRGAVKIKCRPRITQHGGRTKTAVGR; encoded by the coding sequence GCCTGCAATGCACAACCAACCTGGCCAAACTCAATAAAATCGAATTCGAGGAAGGATGGCATTTCATCCGTGTAATGCCTTGGACGGCCGATGGCGATCCGATTCCGCTCGAAGCGGATTCCGCCTCCGAGGGAGCTAAACGCTCTTATGAGAGCGAACCTTTCTACGTCCTGCCCGGTGGCAACATTGAGGAAGAACCGCCGCAACGCGCCATCCCCATTGAGCAGAGCTTGGAGCATGCACGTTTCCGGCTGCAACTGACTGCCCTGGGCGATGAACGTGATCCCGATGATATCGCTATCAGTGGTGTCGCCTGGGCCGAGGGCGGTCGCTCCAAGAAGACCTCCCGCCAGGAAACCCTGCACGCAAAATTCGGTCGTGAGGGAGCTGTTCAGATCCCGCTGTCGCGTATGCTCAAAACCATCGAGCAGCGCATCTTGGCGGAGCCCAAGCACCCGTCGGGCTGGCGAATGCAGATCAACCTGGATACCGCCGAGCCGCCCTCCGAGGTCGGACTCACGCTGCCATCTTCCGCCGCGATGGCTTCCTTCCTGGCTGCTCGCGAAGAGTTTTTTGCAGCGGTGCGCAAAGACACTGCCGAGCTGATCATGCAGGGGCTGTCGTTCCGGGACTCGGAAAAGGAATGCCTCGCATATGCTGAAAGCTACCTTGACCTGGTCAGGAACCTCATCCGTCAGGCCGAGACGACTTCCGGTGCCGAGCGTCAGCAGCACCTGCAAGCGCTCAGAAACGTGCTGGCCGTAGATTCCATTCATGTCATCTTGACCGACTTCCGTGGAAGGCATCGCGAGGCTGTGTTGGTCTCACCAACCCATCCGCTCCGCGCCTTATGGCTGAGCAGTTGGGTCACCCTGGGCAAGGATTGGATCGAGAAGATCAAGTCTGGAGGGAAAGATCACATTCCTCATGTCCGTTCCGCGCTGTTGGATGGCCTTGTGCCCTCTGCCTATCCGGTCGGTATTCCCGTAGAGGATGGCCGCATCTTCACTCCGGTGGACAACCTGAATGCGTTTTGGGCGCTCTACGCACCGACCGCCGAGGAGAATTCCCGTGGCCTGATGGCGGAGATCTGTTCTGCCCTCGGACTGGCCGAGCCCTCTGCGGCGGGAACCGATATTTCCGGAAAGGTCATTGCGGACAAGATCGAGCGCTATCTCTCCCAGCATCCGTATGTGCGAGAGCTATCCCTGAATATCTTCAACCCCGGGGCCGGTTCGGTGGTAGCGGAGGCCCTGATATCGCTCCAGCAAAAGCGTGAGCACGCCGATTTGCGCTATGACATCCGGCTCTTTACCTCGGATCCTGACTCGCCGGTTTTGGGTGAGGCACTTGAATCCATGGTCCGTCCTGGAGCCACGGTAAATGAAGCCGCCGACGCGTTTGCGACTTCAACTGGCAGCCATCTGTTCTCGAAGCTCAACTTGGCCAAGCACGCGCTGAATGAGTTCCATGCAAACTCCAAGGAGTTTCCTGCACACATCAGCGTTCTTCTGGATGTGTTTCCCGCCGAGGAGCTTTCCATCGCCGAAAAACCGATGGGAGTGACGCCATTGCACGGGTTGATACAGGACTTCGACACTGAATTCGTCGATGACGATTCGGGCACATTCTGGAATAAGCGGCCGATTGTCGGGCGCTCCCTCGGCGCGGACAACCACGCTGCTTGTTTCGATTTGCTGTCGTCGCTGAGCCGTCACCTCTGTTTTGCCACCTCAGCGGTTGCTGCTTCTGGCGCCAGTTTCAAGGCCGTACCCGTCGTGACCCTTGGCCTCGAGGTGGCCCAACGAGAGCTGATCTACGAGGTTCACCAGATCAGTGATTGGGTGTTCACCATCGACCGAAATATGGGGATTGAGTTTTTCGACCATGGCGGCCGGAAGAACAGACCAGACTATTTGATTGACTATGTGCCAGGAGCCAGCTCCCAGGCGACACATAACCTGATCATCTCCTCGCGCTCGAACGATGAGCTGGAGGCCATGCTGAAGCCGGTGCTGCTTGAGCATGGGTTGTCCGCCGACGGCGAGCAGTCGGTTCAGATCCTGGCAAACCTGCGGTCGCTTTCAGGTCAGCTTGCCCTGAAATTGATTTCCGCACGCCCGCAACAAGCAGAGGCTCTTGGCTTGGCCCTGGCACGGCTCTATCTCGAGTATCAGGGCGCGTTGAGCAATCAGGTCATTGTGCCGCTGGACACACACACGGACCTCTACCGCTCAAGCGGTGACTCAGACGACATCAACGATGCCATCAGCCTGCAACGCACCGACTTAGGTTTGTTCGACCTGGATTTAAACACTAGGACGATCACTTGCAATCTGGTCGAGGTGAAATGTTATTCGCAGGTCGGCGACTTCGCGGCCTTCAACCAACTGAAGGAGCGGATCTCCGCCCAGATCAATCAGAGCGAGCGCATCCTCCAGCGCCACTTTGATCCGGCCCTGAAAAAGCCGGACCGGCCGGATAGGTTGCTAAAGAGCCGGGAGTTGGCTCAGATCCTTCGGTTCTACCTGGAACGCTCACTGCGTTACGGAATCTTTGATGTGACTGCGGGGCAGGAAGCGCGAGGCCTACTTGAATCCATCGAACAGGGCTACTCGCTTCAATTCAGACGCTGCGCCCTGATCTTCGATTTTGAAAAGGCCGGAACCGAAGCCCCGGACAACGAGGTGGGCATCGAATTCCACCGCATCGGCAAGGATCTCATTCACGCCTTGCTGGAGAGCTGCCGCAAGCCTGTGTCCGTCGAGATTGAGGAAGAACCGACCGCACACCTTCTGAGCGAGCAGTTTATACTAAACGTGCCGAAACTTGAGACTGCGGTTTTTGTCGCACCCAAAAGAGAACGCTCGATATCCTGGATCGTAGACAACATATGGAGCGCTGACTCCGCTGAACCAATCACACCACCACCTTACCAAATTGACGAAGAGGAATATGCATCTATTCCAAAAGTTGCGCAGGAACAGGAGCATTCTTTAAGCGTTAGTTCTCAACCGACCATCGCCCCTGAACTGGCAAACGAAGCTGAAGGATCTGTTATCGTTTCCGGGTCTGAACTATCCGAGCAATCCGCATTTGAGCCGTCGCCTCAAGTCAGCTATGACATCATTCTGGGTGTAAACGGTTATTCCATCCAATACGGTTTACTCGGAGACATCTCTGGAAGAAAGGTTGCACTGGATCTTAACCACACTCATACCATCAGCCTATTTGGAGTGCAGGGAGGTGGCAAGAGCTACACCCTTGGAACCGTCATTGAAATGGCCTCTATGCCGCTTCAGCACATCAATGTACTGCCAAGCCCGCTCGCCACGGTCATTTTTCATTACAGCCCGACGCAGGAATATGCGCCGGAGTTTACTTCGATGATCAATGCCAACTCGGTGGATGAAGAGATCCGCATCCTTCGAGAGCGTTACAAGGCCAACCCGGAGGCCATGAAGGATGTGCTGATTCTTACCCCGGCAAACAAGGCGGATGATCGCCGGGCCGAGTACCCGGATATCGAGGTTAAGCCGATTGCATTTTCTGCCTCCGAACTCAAGGCGGCGCACTGGAAATTCCTGATGGGAGCGATTGGCAGCCAGAGCATGTATATGCGGCAAATCAATCTCATTATGAGGGGGCTGCGGGATAACCTGACTTTGGATGCCCTGCGAGCAGGCATCGATAACTCTGGTCTGTCCGATCACCTGAAAGAGCTGGCCCAAACGCGTCTACTGTTCGCCAGCGAATATATCGATGATAACCAGCGTCTCCAGGATCTGATTCGCCCGGGCCGCTTGATCATCGTGGATCTGCGAGATGAATACATCGAAAAGGACGAGGCCCTCGGTCTGTTCGTGGTAATGCTGCAGATTTTCTCGGAAGCAACCCATCAGGGAAGCGCCTTCAATAAGCTGGTGGTTTTCGATGAAGCCCACAAGTACATCGAGAACGATGACCTGGTTTCCGGCCTGGTAGAGGTTGTCCGTGAGATGCGACACAAGGGAACCAGCATCATGGTCGCCTCTCAGGACCCGCCATCGGTCCCGGTCTCGCTGATCGAGCTGTCTTCACAGATCATCATGCACAAATTCAACTCGCCCGCCTGGCTGAAACACATCCAGAAGGCGAATACCGCCCTCAGCGAGCTGACCTCCGACAAAATGAGCCATCTCGGTACCGGCGAAGCCTATGTGTGGTCGAGTAAGGCCTCGGACGACTCCTTCACCCGGGGCGCGGTGAAGATCAAGTGCCGTCCTCGCATCACGCAGCATGGTGGCCGCACCAAAACGGCCGTGGGTCGATAG